CGAGGAGCTGCTGAAGCTGATGACCATGGGCCGGTGCTTCGGCGCACTGCTCGGCGGGCTGGCATGGGCCGGCCACGTCGCTCGAGCTGTTCGTGAACCTCGATGCCCGGAGCGGCTTGCCGGCGGATCTCAAGGCGATCGTCAACGCCTCCGCGCAGGCGGCCAACATGGTGATCCTGAGCGAGTTCAAGGGCCGCTCGGGCCCGGTGCTCGAGCTGTTCGTGAACCAGCACGGCGTTCAGGTGCGCCGGCTCAGCAACGACCAGCTGCAGCAGATCGGGCAGACCACCGGCGAGGTCATCTCCGAGTTCATCCAGCAGAACGCGCTGAGCAAGAAGGTG
The sequence above is a segment of the bacterium genome. Coding sequences within it:
- a CDS encoding TRAP transporter large permease subunit; translation: MGNEVLVAVPLFVFMGVMLEHSRVAEELLKLMTMGRCFGALLGGLAWAGHVARAVREPRCPERLAGGSQGDRQRLRAGGQHGDPERVQGPLGPGARAVREPARRSGAPAQQRPAAADRADHRRGHLRVHPAERAEQEGVRKLEQVPWRAEGLQHDGRARFPASPQSRFQVADIGRAAGEKGGHPFSSFSPQSAKTSSVCAPNSGGGR